A genomic window from Quercus lobata isolate SW786 chromosome 10, ValleyOak3.0 Primary Assembly, whole genome shotgun sequence includes:
- the LOC115965782 gene encoding uncharacterized protein LOC115965782, with translation MALQWMILTYVVAAEAVIALLLTLPSPKAIKSTIVSFVSLILQPALFIVPFAGFQLLDIYWKKEHRLMCTSEICTASERDRFEKSIYKAQRNVILCAAAILLYWSVYRICRYYKEIQSLEAVEKRFKEQ, from the exons atggcGTTGCAGTGGATGATACTGACGTACGTGGTGGCAGCGGAGGCGGTCATAGCTCTACTCTTGACTCTGCCATCACCAAAGGCCATAAAGTCTACAATCGTCTCTTTCGTTTCCCTCATTCTCCAACCTGCTCTCTTCATTGTCCCCTTCGCTGGCTTCCAGCTCCTAG ATATTTATTGGAAGAAAGAGCATCGCTTGATGTGCACCTCTGAGATCTGCACTGCTTCTGAGAGAGATCGCTTTGAGAAATCC ATATACAAAGCTCAAAGGAATGTCATTCTGTGTGCTGCAGCAATTCTTCTGTATTG GTCTGTGTACCGCATTTGTAGGTATTACAAGGAGATTCAGAGCTTGGAGGCAGTGGAGAAGAGGTTTAAGGAGCAGTAA
- the LOC115965976 gene encoding U-box domain-containing protein 21-like, translating to MVLGWRRSKISHHAGKKHPDVELVVPNHFRCPISLELMKDPVTLSSGITYDRESIETWLEAGNFTCPATNQILRNFDQIPNHTLRKMIQDWCVEKQNFGVERIPTPRIPVSPFEISEILFSVAASARRLDQYRCLELVQKIEKWGGESDRNRRCIVANGAAAGLAAAFDAFANASVERNATVLEEILCALNWMFPLDVETQRSFGTQASLRCMVWFLRCKDLSPKQNSIVALKELVSCDQNIVEKLSDMERVIEILVEFIRKQICPIITKASLTIIFHLISFPCSSEKIKLTFVRTGLVSLLLEILVDSDKSICEKALGAFDGLCGCKEGREEAQSNALTVPVLVKKILRVSDLATEYSISALWKLCKYGGRDEGRVLVEALQVGAFQKLLLVLQVGCGDEAKEKATVLMKLLNPYRAGLECIDSVDFKNLKRSF from the coding sequence ATGGTTTTAGGTTGGAGAAGAAGCAAAATCTCTCACCATGCTGGTAAAAAGCATCCTGACGTAGAGCTCGTGGTCCCGAATCATTTTCGATGCCCGATATCACTTGAATTAATGAAGGATCCTGTCACATTGTCTTCTGGGATAACATATGATCGTGAAAGCATTGAAACCTGGCTTGAAGCCGGGAATTTTACGTGCCCGGCAACGAATCAGATTCTGAGGAATTTTGATCAGATTCCTAACCACACACTTAGGAAAATGATCCAAGATTGGTGCGTGGAGAAACAGAATTTTGGAGTTGAACGCATTCCAACACCGAGAATCCCAGTCTCCCCATTTGAGATCTCAGAGATTCTTTTCAGTGTTGCAGCTTCAGCGCGGCGATTGGATCAATACAGGTGCTTGGAATTGGTGCAGAAAATTGAGAAATGGGGTGGGGAGAGTGATCGAAATAGGAGGTGCATCGTTGCGAATGGGGCAGCTGCTGGACTTGCTGCTGCGTTTGATGCATTTGCAAATGCCTCTGTTGAGAGAAATGCAACTGTGTTGGAAGAGATTTTGTGTGCACTGAATTGGATGTTTCCACTTGATGTTGAAACCCAAAGATCCTTTGGAACACAAGCTTCTTTACGTTGCATGGTTTGGTTTTTGAGGTGCAAAGATCTTTCACCAAAGCAAAATTCCATAGTAGCATTGAAAGAGCTTGTTTCTTGTGATCAAAACATTGTGGAAAAGCTTTCAGACATGGAGCGGGTGATTGAAATACTAGTTGAATTCATTAGAAAGCAAATTTGTCCAATTATTACAAAAGCTTCCCTCACGATAATTTTCCACCTGATTTCTTTTCCTTGTTCTAGTGAGAAGATCAAATTAACATTTGTTAGgaccggtttggtttctttaTTGTTAGAGATTCTTGTTGACTCTGACAAAAGCATATGCGAGAAGGCTTTGGGTGCTTTTGATGGACTTTGTGGCTGCAAAGAGGGGAGAGAAGAGGCTCAAAGTAATGCCTTGACCGTACCAGTCTTGGTGAAGAAGATTTTGCGGGTATCGGACTTGGCGACTGAGTATTCAATTTCTGCACTTTGGAAGCTCTGCAAATATGGAGGAAGGGATGAAGGGAGAGTTCTGGTAGAAGCTCTTCAAGTTGGTGCCTTTCAGAAGCTGTTGTTAGTATTACAGGTTGGTTGTGGTGATGAGGCAAAGGAGAAAGCAACTGTGCTTATGAAATTGTTGAATCCTTACAGGGCTGGTTTGGAATGCATTGACTCTGTAGATTTCAAGAATCTCAAACGGTCATTTTGa
- the LOC115964642 gene encoding uncharacterized protein At4g02000-like, translating to MDPSILSSLQNLQLTKEEEEAIPISVSHCPGLLEECSLSLFGRLLADWQQNQRALKNTLRSAWKMGSDMRIVEVGNNILQFKFSSKFQMEWVERCGPWCFDNNLLLLCRWKKGLTSTNISFTHSPFWVQIWGLPFEHMSLDVGKEIGSKLGTFLEVDRRSWQSDQAKFMRVRVELEIDKPLRRGAYIVSSEEERLWLTFKYERLPTVCFICGKLGHDKKHCPAARDW from the coding sequence ATGGACCCAAGCATTCTCTCTAGTTTACAGAACCTACAActcacaaaagaagaagaagaagctattcCTATCTCAGTCTCACACTGCCCGGGCCTTTTGGAAGAATGTTCCCTCAGCCTCTTTGGGCGGCTCCTTGCTGATTGGCAACAGAACCAACGTGCTTTGAAGAACACCCTCAGATCAGCATGGAAAATGGGTTCAGATATGAGGATTGTGGAAGTTGGAAACAATATACTCCAAttcaagtttagctcaaaaTTCCAGATGGAGTGGGTTGAGAGGTGTGGGCCTTGGTGCTTTGACAACAACCTCCTATTGCTCTGTAGATGGAAAAAGGGACTGACTTCCACAAACATTTCCTTCACCCATTCTCCATTTTGGGTACAAATTTGGGGTCTCCCCTTTGAGCATATGTCACTGGACGTTGGGAAAGAAATCGGTAGCAAGCTAGGTACTTTTTTGGAAGTTGATAGGCGTTCATGGCAATCTGACCAGGCAAAGTTCATGAGAGTTCGTGTGGAGCTGGAAATTGATAAGCCTCTAAGAAGAGGAGCTTATATTGTAAGCTCTGAAGAGGAACGGCTATGGCTCACATTCAAATACGAAAGGCTTCCTACGGTTTGCTTCATCTGTGGGAAGCTTGGGCATGATAAAAAACATTGCCCAGCAGCAAGGGACTGGTAG